Genomic window (Carassius carassius chromosome 36, fCarCar2.1, whole genome shotgun sequence):
ttaattaatgcggTGCAACCAtcatgcagagaaaaaaaaacaataacaacaacaaaaaaatctatgTGCTGTTATAGAGAGGACCATGTGAATTATTAACTtgatatttgtattaaaaaaatatatataaataataagatacaaaaatataaaatcttaaaCTTGCATTGAAAGATAATGAATAAACCTAATAATTTAttgaatataacaataaaaaataaaatgtgcaatgtATGCATTCtgaaagtcattaaaaaaatgtatatattgtttttttcaaaACCAAATGGAGGCAGCATGAATGCAAAGAGAACATTtctaaaaatctgattttttttttttagattttcttatCATGGCCACTTTTATTTGTCATTCACACGTGCACTTTATATGAATTCACATATAATATATCTTTTTCTGTCACATACTGTATTTCAGATGACAAACATAACGTGCCGCACAAGTCTATTTGTCAACTTTACAGCAAACAGAAAGGACTAAATCAATTATgaaccagcttaaaccagttcTTCAGGTTTTGCTTGAGGATGTTGGTTTGTAAAGAGAAAACGGTATACATTAGGGGACATGTAAATGTAGGAAAGAATGATAGGAGGAGTCATTTACCTCCGAGATCTTTGCTGTCATCCTCCTGCTCTGCTGGCTGCAGCGAGGGCCTGGTGACCCCTGGTATGTGGGGGAGGCAGCAGGGTGGGGTGCGTGCGATCGGCGAGTTTCGACATTCCAAGAGAAACTTTCGATCATAGATGATCCGAGTCCCTGCAGGGAAAACATCAATATTAGTTTAAGAGGTTCAGCTTTACCAAAAGTTGGCACAGGTTCATAGCATTTTTGCTTCAGGAGGCTTTCTTCCTGCCGAGTTCTGCTCCATGTAAGAGTTCAGAAAAACATGTCGTGTCACCCAAGTGAAAGCCTGTAGTGTAATTTAGCTCATGTTGGAGTAATGGAAATAGGGTGAAGGGCTGACTGGGTTGCTTTCTAAATGCATGCAGGCAAAATCACTCAAGGTGCCCCCGTTTAGATGTCCTGTAGTAACCCAAAAATGTAGCAACATCACCCATTATTGCAGAAGGACCCAGTGCGATTGGACTGAGGTCTGACTTAATTAAGAACATCTAAAACGTGAATTGAAATAAGTATAAGCAATTCGTTTTTCAATATGACTTTCTTTTCAATTGAATATGATTTGTTCTACATGTCCTCTGGTCATTCAAACACACGTACATGCGAGATCAAAGCAGAACCAGTTTTTATGGATAAATGTGCAATGACTGATAGAACACTGGCTTGGTTTCAAAAACTGAAGCAAGTCATATTTCTACATGTGAGCTTTAATAACCATGTGATCAATATTGACAGTTGAGCTGGTAAATAGATATTTGtataaattgaatttttttttctttttcaatgttttaacaAGTCTtcgtttagtttattttaaaagagCTTTATGAATtgttaaatacacatttttattgttttaggttTGTCCCAGAGCCAAtgcatcaagtttttttttttaatccataacAAAAACATGAATTACGTTTTTATATTTGATCGAATAATATGACCATCTAATATAAACAATTTCAGTATTTATAGGTAAAGACCTGGATGTACTTTAATTTAACAGTGCGAACAAGGTGAAAGCGAAAAGATTAGGCGTGTATTTGCATGGATGTGGTGGAAATGAGCTTTTtcggagaaaagaaaaaaaaaaaaaaaaaaacttaaaatatcagCACTCTCATGTGATGCACGTGCGTACACTTTTGGACTTTGTTAGCAGACAAATTAAACTAGTTAAAGTGTTAAAATTAATTGTGTGCAAGTCCACTGGGCCAAATGTGCGCTTGATTAAAACAAACCCAGCTGCCAATGGAAAGAATAAAT
Coding sequences:
- the eif4ebp3 gene encoding eukaryotic translation initiation factor 4E-binding protein 3, whose protein sequence is MSSSCEASSTCPIPSRSSWPPLPDSYSQTPGGTLFSTTPGGTRIIYDRKFLLECRNSPIARTPPCCLPHIPGVTRPSLQPAEQEDDSKDLGVDDSQFVLDM